The region CAATTAAGGTGATTACTGAAAGAGCAACAGCCAAATCGCCTACGCTGATAACATAACGGCCGGCTACACGGCCGCACGCCAAGTAGTCTGCAACGTCACGGACATACCTCTTTGAGTAAAATGCTATCCCTAATATAAACAGGACTGGAAAAATGACAATTAACCAACTAACTAAAGTCATAAAATACCCCATAAAACGATTTTGATATACCGCTAAAACTGTTTTTCCATCCTACCAACGCAGATTGTACGCCTTTAGATACCATATCGATTAAGTTTTCAAGTTTTGGAGGCACATACTGTCATGATACTATTCTTTAAAATGTCTTATATTATGCCTCTGTTATATTGCTAAACTGTGCATTACCAAGTACATAATTCGGTTTTTCCAATAAAACCTCTTGACGATTCAACTTCTATATAAGTATAATTATATAATTAGAAGCGGGTATGTCAACCATTTTTATTTGATGAGGAGTATACCCCACTCATTGTTAAGACATAATATAGACTTGTTTAAGAAGGATTCACTGATGTCTATCGCTGCGGACCTTCATAAAGAAATTGAAAGGCTGATGAAATACTATATAATTCTGTCAGATATCATGAGGCTATGGTTAAGTTGCCCCCGATGACATATACTTCGGTAGGCAGGAAAGTATCCTGAAAAAACGGCGAGCTTAAAATAAAAACACTTGAAAAAAGAAGACAGTTCAATAATAATGTTATTAATAATCTGGAGCTAAAGCAGAAAGGTGCTTCCTCTTTAATTGTTCCACTTTTGAAAAAGATGTACAGTTATGTGTAAAATGAAAAGTTAAGAAGCGGGCATTTGGAATTGGGTGTGTTGCCCGATACGTTAGAAATACCCGTGATATGGTTACAGAAAATTTTTCTGGAACATTCGTAAATGTTTTAGGGATAAGCTGTCACGATACATCTGCTAAGCTCTATTATTTGCGTCAGCAGATTGAAAGATAACTATGATAATTAACGAGGTTAGATTAACAAATCAGTGGGATTTTGTATATCAATTGGATTTGACATTCTCTGATGGCATTCCAATTGTGCCGGCAAAAAAAACATTTCAGGCTAAAATTTCCGTGCCTGGTATTTGGGATGATTTTCGGCAGAATATAGAAACTTTGGGCTGTGAAATACGTGTCAACCCTGATTACATGCCAGCAGAATATCCTGTTTGCAGTGCAAACATCCCAGATGCGTCTTTGCCATATATCAAAGGAGTTGGATGGTATCGTAAGAAGGTTGAGATTGCTGAAATAAAAAACAAATTGGCAGTGCTTCATATCGGTGGTGTTCGACTTGAAGCTTGGCTGTGGGTAAATGGACATTATATAGGCTATCACCTCGGACATTCTACGCCTTTTGAATTTTCAATAGAAAAATATCTCAAACCGAATTCAGCCAACGAGATTATCATAGCTGTTTCTAATCTTAGAAACGACCGTTCTGGCAGTGCAATTCGAGGCTACAAGGGACATATGGGAGGGATTTATCGCCCCATTTGTGTAAGATTTTCTGGTGAAGTACGAGTAGAGGACATTTTTATTCAGGTTCACCAAAACAATTTACAGTTGCATTGGGACGTGGAGTTAGCCGGGGATGTTACCAAAGGAGGTCTCTCGCTTGCGTGGGCCGTGCATGACCGAAAAACCAAACAAATTATTAAAGAGGGCTGTTTACCAGTATCTGGTCAGCGAGTCAGTTGGGTGAGCAGTGGTGAACATCTTCATTACTGGTCGGATGTAAAGCCAAATCTTTATGAGGCTGAAATTCGTATTATGAAAAGTAGTAAACTGCTGGATGTCCGAAAACAGGTGTTTGGCCTGCGATCAATAAGGAGAAAAAATACAACACTTTATCTAAATGACAATCCGGTCTTTCTAAGGGGGTTGACAGAGCATTGTTATTTCCCGGAAACCTGTACCCCACATACGGATGTTGTAAAATATCGAGAAAATATAGGTCGCTTTAAAAAATTGGGTTTTAACTGGATACGGTTCCATACTTGGACCCCGCCTGAGGAGTACATGCAGGCAGCTGACGAGATGGGCATGATGATACAGGTTGAAGCGCCGGTTGGTTACCAAGCAGAGGAATGGATTGATATTTTAAAAACCTGCAGAAAACACCCATCTGTAGTTATTTACTGTTGCGGCAACGAAGAACTATTGGATGAAAGAAAAATTGAAACATTATTTGAGTCTGCCCAGTTATGTAAGAAATTAACTCCTGATGCACTATTTAATCCCCAGGAAGCTCTCCGGGGAATAGAATATGTATGGAATGAAAATGATATAGGCGATGATGTTGTAAAGGAGCCTTTTGAGCATAACGATAAACGCCTAAACCGACTAAAAGAGTTTTCAGATGTCTTCGGCCAATATTCATGGGGGTATCTTAGTTACCGCGCAAATCAGGGGGATTGGCGTGAGTTGACCAGGAGAATGGTAATTTATGAAAGGCCGTGCTTATCACATGAGGTGGGGATATTGGGAACATTTCTCGATATTTGCCTTGAACAGCAATATAAGAATACGCTTATTGGCACTGATTTATATGAAAAAGTGAGAAACCATCTTGAGCGGGAGGGGGTTATTGACCAGGCAAAAGTTTATTACCAAAACTCATGTCTCTGGGCTAAATCTTTGCGAAAAAATACACTCGAAAATTTGCGGCTGTGTAAATATTTTGCCGGGTATGATTACCTTGGCGCAATTGATTACCATTGGCATAGAAAAGGTTATACCTGTGGCATAATGAATGAGTTTTATGAATTAAAATATGGCGAAACTCCTGATGAAATTAAAAAATATAATGGCGAGAGTGCGCTGCTTATTGATCACCAAAATTGCAGAAACCTGTATTTTGGAAAAGAATTTAAAATAAATGCATACTTGTCGTTTTTTGGGCAAAATCAATTGACAAACGAAACACTTAACTGGTCCTTACGCGATATCAAGGGGACTTTGTATGCTGATGGAGCCATTGATTGCTGCGAACTAACCAATGGTTG is a window of Phycisphaerae bacterium DNA encoding:
- a CDS encoding sugar-binding domain-containing protein, which translates into the protein MIINEVRLTNQWDFVYQLDLTFSDGIPIVPAKKTFQAKISVPGIWDDFRQNIETLGCEIRVNPDYMPAEYPVCSANIPDASLPYIKGVGWYRKKVEIAEIKNKLAVLHIGGVRLEAWLWVNGHYIGYHLGHSTPFEFSIEKYLKPNSANEIIIAVSNLRNDRSGSAIRGYKGHMGGIYRPICVRFSGEVRVEDIFIQVHQNNLQLHWDVELAGDVTKGGLSLAWAVHDRKTKQIIKEGCLPVSGQRVSWVSSGEHLHYWSDVKPNLYEAEIRIMKSSKLLDVRKQVFGLRSIRRKNTTLYLNDNPVFLRGLTEHCYFPETCTPHTDVVKYRENIGRFKKLGFNWIRFHTWTPPEEYMQAADEMGMMIQVEAPVGYQAEEWIDILKTCRKHPSVVIYCCGNEELLDERKIETLFESAQLCKKLTPDALFNPQEALRGIEYVWNENDIGDDVVKEPFEHNDKRLNRLKEFSDVFGQYSWGYLSYRANQGDWRELTRRMVIYERPCLSHEVGILGTFLDICLEQQYKNTLIGTDLYEKVRNHLEREGVIDQAKVYYQNSCLWAKSLRKNTLENLRLCKYFAGYDYLGAIDYHWHRKGYTCGIMNEFYELKYGETPDEIKKYNGESALLIDHQNCRNLYFGKEFKINAYLSFFGQNQLTNETLNWSLRDIKGTLYADGAIDCCELTNGCVQQLGAISFKVPHLTMPGKLTLQLKLNGAYELENDWHFWCFPEPLSSKMIFSADSKIQAKYSNTSVTFKALSSNEKTWIVSDIDQTVVSHLCDGGNVVLLGTGPFPALPITSQIASAGRSIGNSATVVKKHPVLDVFPHDGFCDWQFFPMFEKGQAIVFNDLAIDFNPIIEVVSTYKRILKQAALFECKVGKGNLLVCSLNLKQDNPAACYLFFSLLNYSACDQIVPQTEVDPCQLKTLLSCKKDMKTDHSIDMGFDLNAQLHTSSP